The sequence GGCGTCGATGCCAGTGGCACCGTCGGTGTCGGCGGCCTCGGTTCCAACGGCGACGAAGGCACCGGCGTCGGCGGTCTGTGAGGTTCTCACTGCTGTTCCCTCCCGGCACCCGTCTCGTGCGGGGGCCGGGAGGTTTCGGCTGACGGCAGGCGCAATGTGACCCGGCAGGTGTTCCTCGGGCCGCGACGGCGCTGATGCGCGGCACGAGGAGGGGCGAGTGAGAGTGATCAAGCGACGGACCCAGGTCTGGGACGGCATCGACGCCGGGAAGGGCCACCTCTGGGCAGCCGCGCTCCCCTCCAGCCCAACTGGCAGCCTTTCCCGCGAGGTTGGAGAAAGGTTCGCAGCTTCCACGCCCCCGATCGGTGTTTGCGAAGCGTCAGTAGGATCAGGTCATGCCGTCCCCGATGGTCCGCCGCTATCTGCTGTCCGCCCTGCTGGTCGTGGCACTGGTCGCATTCGGCTACTACGCTCTCCAGCCCGTCCGGGTAGCTTGCACGCTCGACTCCGGACCCTATGGCTCCACCTTCACCCCGAACAGCGCCCACGCTTCTGGCGATGGTCAGTGCGGTGAAGAGCGCACGCGGTTCCTGACGTGGATCGGGCGATAGGCGCACGGGAAATTCCCAGGCGGTTGGCCAGCTTGATTGACCGGCCTTGGTCACTGTCCGCAGTGAATCCACGTCTCGGCGAGTTCCGCGACCCAGGTGGCTGCCGCGTCAGGTGAAGGCGGGGGCGCGCCGACGACGACCACTTCGTTGACGCCCGCTGCCACGAGGGCGGGTACGTGCTCCGGGGTCCCGTCGCTGAGTGCGACGGCGACCATGAGTTGGTCGAAAGCGCGGCCGCGACGGGCACACTCGTCGGCGAGAACTGCGACGCGCATGGGCACCTCGGCCGCCGGGACGTTGAAGCCGTACCAGCCGTCGGCGAGCGTGACCGCACGGCGAAGAGCGGCGTCGCTGTTGCCACCGACCACGACCGGGAGCCGGCCGCCGCGCAGCGGCTTCGGGTTGACCCTGATCGCGTCGAAGCGGGTGAACTCCCCTGTGAAAGAGGCCGGGTCCTCGGTCCAAAGGGTGCGCATCGCGGCGAGGTACTCTTCGGCGCGCCGCCCTCGCCCGGCGAAGGGGACCCCGAGCGCTGCGAATTCCTCGGCCGACCAGCCGACCCCGACACCGAGGACGAACCGCCCGGCAGAGAGCACGTCGAGGGTGGCGGTCTGCTTGGCGACCACGACCGGGTTGTGCTCGGGCAGCAGGAGCACACCGGTGGCGAGCCCGATCCGGCTGGTGGCCGCCGCGGCGAAGGCAAGGGCGAGCAGCGGGTCCAGCCAGTCCGCGTCCGCCGGCACGCTGATCCGGCCGTCGGCGGAGTACGGATAGCGAGAGGCCGGAGTGTCCACGAGCACCACGTGCTCACCGCACCAGAGCCTGGCGAAGCCGTGGGTCTCCGCGGCCGTGGCCACCGCACGGATCACCTCCGGACGGGCACCGTCACCGACACCGAGCGCGTGCAACCCCACCCGCATGCGCCACCTCCTGACGCCACCGTAGGCGCTGAGCGCAGACACACCCTGGTGACATGACACGCCGCGCGCAGACGGTGGGGCATGTCACCCGGACGGGCGAGGCCACCGTCCTTGCCTGCTCTGTGTTTCCGGCGGCGGGTATCAGGCCCCGGTCTCCCGCACGCCAGGGCAGCGCAGGCGTGGCCGGGCAGGCGGGGAGTGCATCCCGTGCCGCTGACAGCCGTGAATACTTGACCTGGAGGTACAGAATTTGTAGTGTTCCCGGTATGGGCAGGCCCAAGCAGTTCGAACCCGGGATCGCCGTCAGCGCGGCGATGGAGGTCTTCTGGCGCAAGGGTTATGCCGCGACGACACCGCAGGACCTGGTGGATGCGCTCGGCATCGGCAAGGGGAGCCTGTACCACGCGTTCGGCAGCAAGCAGAAGCTCTTCCTGCTCGCACTGCGACACTACGGCGACGCCCAGGTGGCGGCGCTGGCCGAGCGGTTGCGGGCGCCCGGGCCGGTCAAGGACCGGCTGCGAGCCGCGCTGCAGGAGCTTGCGCAATCCGATCTTGCGGATCCTGATCTGCGCGGTTGTCTGGCCGTGAACACTTCGGCCGAACTGATCAGTGTGGGCCGGGAGGCGGCCGCCGTCGTCCGGAGTGTTTTCGACCGTATCGAGAGCGTGCTGCGGGCGGTGGTCGAGGAAGGCCGACGCGCTGGGGAGTTCGACGCCCGCCGCGATCCCCAGGAGATCGCGAGCGGCTTGCTCGCCGTCATCGTCGGCATGCACGTCTTGGCGAGAACTGCCGACGGCCCGGACCGCCTCAACCGAATCATCACCGCGGCCCTCTTGCCCCTGTAAGTCCCTTTCTCTGCCTGGTCTCAGTCCGCACCGACAGGCGGAACAGCGACAGCGACTGGAGTGAAAGCCATGGTCGATGTGGGATTGTTCGTGCGCGTGGAAGCCAAACCGGGCCATGAGGCCGCAGTGGAAGCCCTGTTGAGGGCGGCACTGCCGGACGTCGAGGCGGAATCCGGCACCATCGTCTGGATGGCGCTGCGCCTGGGGCCGACGACCTACGCGGTCGTCGACGCCTTCCCTGGCGAAGCCGACCGGCAGGCTCACCTGGAGGCAGGACGGGCCCGGCTGGCCGAAGCGCTCGAGCACTTTGCCCAGCCGCCCACGCTTGAGCGTACGGACGTCATCGCCGCCAAAATCCCCTGGCCGGCTGACCGTTCTGCGGCATAGGCGATGGGCGTCGACTGCCGCTCTGCGCGCGGGCCGGCATGGCACCAAGCGTGGGGAATGTGTCGTTGACGCCGTCGTTGTCGGATCACGGAGTGGAGGGGTGAAGCAGCGCCCCATCGGCTTCGTCGTCTTCGAGGGTTTCCGGCCTCTGGACCTCTTCGGTCCCTACGAGGTGTTCCAGCACGACGACCGGCTCACCGGCGGATACTCCTGCCAGATCGCCGCGCCGCGGTGTGGCCGATCTGGACCCTGCTGGGATCGATACGTTGGTGGTGGCCGGTGGCGGCGGAATCGACCAAGCTCGGCACGATCCGACGCTGACACGTTGGATCGCCGGCGCGGGGCCACCGCTCGGCGCGTCACCTCGGTGTGCATCGAGGCTGCCAAGCGGGCGCTCGTCGAGAGCGCCACCTTGCAGGCCCGGGGCGACATCACCGTGGTCCGCGACGCCGGGCGCGGGAGGCCTGCTCATTGCCGGCTCCTCTGCCTTTCCGGCCCCCCGCGACCCGGCGTAGCGTTCAGTACTGCTCGGTCTCCGCGAACCCGGTGTCCCCGTCGTCGTCGGCGCCGAAGGCGCCGGCCGCGGCGGTCGGGTCGAATCCGGGCGGGCTGTCCTTCAGGGCCAGGCCCATGCCGGCCAGCTTCGCCTTGACCTCGTCGATCGACTTCGCACCGAAGTTGCGGATGTCCAGCAGGTCGGCCTCGGAGCGTGCCAGGAGTTCACCCACCGAGTGGACGCCCTCACGCTTGAGGCAGTTGTAGGAGCGGACCGTCAGCTCCAGCTCCTCGATCGGCAGCGCGAGGTCGGCGGCCAGGGCGGCGTCCGTGGGGGACGGGCCCATGTCGATGCCCTCGGCGTCGATGTTCAGCTCACGGGCGAGACCGAACAGCTCGACCAGCGTCTTGCCGGCGGACGCCATGGCGTCACGCGGACGCATGGCCTGCTTGGTCTCGACGTCGACGATCAGCTTGTCGAAGTCGGTGCGCTGCTCGACACGCGTGGCCTCGACCTTGTACGTGACCTTCAGCACGGGGCTGTAGATCGAGTCGACCGGGACACGGCCGATCTCCTGGCCCACCTGCTTGTTCTGCACGGCGGAGACGTAACCGCGACCGCGCTCGACGGCCAGCTCCATCTCCAGCTTGCCCTTGCCGTTGAGGGTG comes from Streptomyces sp. FXJ1.172 and encodes:
- a CDS encoding LLM class F420-dependent oxidoreductase, which produces MRVGLHALGVGDGARPEVIRAVATAAETHGFARLWCGEHVVLVDTPASRYPYSADGRISVPADADWLDPLLALAFAAAATSRIGLATGVLLLPEHNPVVVAKQTATLDVLSAGRFVLGVGVGWSAEEFAALGVPFAGRGRRAEEYLAAMRTLWTEDPASFTGEFTRFDAIRVNPKPLRGGRLPVVVGGNSDAALRRAVTLADGWYGFNVPAAEVPMRVAVLADECARRGRAFDQLMVAVALSDGTPEHVPALVAAGVNEVVVVGAPPPSPDAAATWVAELAETWIHCGQ
- a CDS encoding TetR/AcrR family transcriptional regulator, producing MGRPKQFEPGIAVSAAMEVFWRKGYAATTPQDLVDALGIGKGSLYHAFGSKQKLFLLALRHYGDAQVAALAERLRAPGPVKDRLRAALQELAQSDLADPDLRGCLAVNTSAELISVGREAAAVVRSVFDRIESVLRAVVEEGRRAGEFDARRDPQEIASGLLAVIVGMHVLARTADGPDRLNRIITAALLPL
- a CDS encoding putative quinol monooxygenase → MVDVGLFVRVEAKPGHEAAVEALLRAALPDVEAESGTIVWMALRLGPTTYAVVDAFPGEADRQAHLEAGRARLAEALEHFAQPPTLERTDVIAAKIPWPADRSAA
- a CDS encoding DNA-directed RNA polymerase subunit alpha, with product MLIAQRPSLTEEVVDEFRSRFVIEPLEPGFGYTLGNSLRRTLLSSIPGAAVTSIRIDGVLHEFTTVPGVKEDVTDLILNIKQLVVSSDNDEPVVMYLRKQGPGLVTAADIAPPAGVEVHNPDLVLATLNGKGKLEMELAVERGRGYVSAVQNKQVGQEIGRVPVDSIYSPVLKVTYKVEATRVEQRTDFDKLIVDVETKQAMRPRDAMASAGKTLVELFGLARELNIDAEGIDMGPSPTDAALAADLALPIEELELTVRSYNCLKREGVHSVGELLARSEADLLDIRNFGAKSIDEVKAKLAGMGLALKDSPPGFDPTAAAGAFGADDDGDTGFAETEQY